From one Desulfuromonas acetoxidans DSM 684 genomic stretch:
- a CDS encoding LTA synthase family protein — translation MNRCLKLKVRGKRLTRQFISHESRFILKWYLVLLGVFGLQRAALLAYNHSLTKGVDTTTLLNSFVVGLRFDLATATYLLAPLFLLLVFSHRSRRMLSWLMPLLLAILIIGGIAELNFYREFESRYNSLVFEYLSHPFTVGGMVWDGYPVVRHLLVAALVFGTLWPIHRRILRSLRQTPAPPLAIRDRLGRTMGNTLFIVLMVFAMRGGFQHEPLRWGDAFFSEQPFANHLALNGMFTLGRTAWDQIYSTQESWTAAMKDEEALKATRQLVLTQRDTLQQPDIFPLLRQSQNPAPLQPISDRPPNVVVILMESFAGRMVGALGQAAPITPDFDQLAKQGVLFTRAFSNGTHTHQGVYASMASWPNLPGYEYLMKMMEANQAMSCLPELLKRRGYQTLFLYNGEFSWDNKEGFFRQHGMEEFIGRDDYVNPYFVDPVWGVSDIDVFRRANAEFRERAKKGPFCATILTLSNHSPFNLPDPLPFTAVDAPAGQEGRYNAMRFADWSLGEFFRLARQEAYFDNTLFVITGDHGFASSPMVTSMNLSRFHVPLLFYAPSMLAPQTRTTVASQVDIVPSILGLLSKNTRHQSWGRNLFALPAGDGGFAMIKPSGGEERVALIEDNYLLQIAPKEKPRLYRYQLGSQPSSSKDLAAEQASRVTRMSHQVEAYVETAILSLRQRIVGVPQRQPSPTAIATRPAELPARQVARQ, via the coding sequence ATGAACCGTTGCCTTAAACTCAAAGTGCGCGGCAAGCGCCTGACCCGTCAGTTTATTTCCCACGAGAGCCGCTTTATCCTCAAGTGGTATCTGGTGCTGTTAGGCGTGTTTGGCTTGCAGCGAGCAGCTCTATTGGCCTACAACCATTCGCTGACAAAAGGTGTCGATACCACAACATTGCTCAACAGTTTTGTGGTTGGGTTGCGATTTGATCTGGCGACAGCGACCTATCTGCTGGCACCGTTATTTCTGTTACTGGTGTTCAGCCATCGCAGCCGACGCATGCTCAGCTGGCTGATGCCGTTGTTGCTGGCAATCCTCATTATCGGCGGGATTGCCGAGTTAAACTTTTATCGTGAATTTGAAAGTCGTTACAACAGCCTGGTGTTCGAATACCTCAGCCATCCTTTTACCGTCGGCGGCATGGTATGGGACGGCTATCCGGTCGTACGCCATCTGCTGGTTGCAGCCTTGGTTTTTGGCACCTTATGGCCTATTCATCGCCGCATTCTGCGCTCACTGCGTCAAACACCTGCACCGCCGCTGGCGATTCGTGATCGCCTCGGGCGCACCATGGGCAACACTCTGTTCATCGTCTTGATGGTGTTTGCCATGCGCGGCGGATTCCAGCATGAGCCGCTGCGTTGGGGAGACGCGTTCTTTTCCGAACAACCTTTTGCCAATCATCTGGCTCTCAATGGCATGTTCACTCTGGGGCGCACGGCCTGGGACCAGATCTACAGCACTCAGGAATCCTGGACTGCGGCCATGAAGGATGAAGAGGCTCTCAAGGCCACCCGTCAACTGGTCCTGACCCAGCGCGACACCCTGCAGCAGCCCGATATTTTTCCCCTGCTGCGTCAGTCGCAAAACCCTGCGCCATTACAGCCGATCTCTGATCGCCCCCCCAATGTTGTGGTTATCCTGATGGAAAGTTTTGCCGGGCGGATGGTCGGGGCTCTCGGCCAAGCCGCGCCGATCACGCCGGACTTTGACCAGTTGGCCAAACAGGGTGTGCTATTCACCCGCGCGTTTTCCAACGGAACCCACACCCATCAGGGGGTTTACGCCAGCATGGCATCATGGCCTAACCTGCCCGGTTATGAGTACCTGATGAAGATGATGGAAGCCAACCAGGCCATGTCCTGTCTTCCGGAACTGCTCAAGCGACGGGGCTACCAGACTTTGTTTCTCTATAATGGTGAATTTTCCTGGGACAATAAGGAAGGATTTTTCCGCCAGCACGGTATGGAGGAGTTCATCGGCCGGGATGATTATGTCAATCCCTATTTTGTCGACCCGGTGTGGGGTGTTTCCGATATTGATGTGTTTCGTCGCGCCAACGCGGAGTTCCGTGAGCGGGCCAAGAAGGGGCCGTTCTGCGCCACCATTCTGACCCTGTCGAATCATTCTCCGTTCAACCTGCCTGATCCTCTGCCTTTCACAGCGGTTGACGCCCCGGCAGGCCAGGAAGGGCGCTATAACGCCATGCGTTTTGCCGACTGGAGCCTGGGAGAATTTTTTCGCCTGGCCCGTCAGGAGGCGTATTTCGACAACACTCTGTTTGTCATCACCGGCGACCACGGCTTTGCCAGCTCACCGATGGTCACCAGCATGAATCTGTCGCGTTTTCATGTGCCACTGTTGTTTTACGCGCCATCCATGTTGGCTCCGCAAACACGAACCACGGTCGCCAGTCAGGTTGATATCGTTCCCAGCATCCTTGGCCTGCTCTCTAAAAACACGCGGCATCAGAGCTGGGGTCGCAACCTCTTCGCTCTGCCCGCAGGTGATGGTGGTTTTGCCATGATCAAACCGTCGGGTGGCGAGGAGCGGGTTGCCCTGATCGAGGATAATTATCTGCTGCAGATCGCACCGAAAGAGAAGCCGCGCCTTTATCGTTATCAGCTTGGCAGCCAGCCATCATCAAGCAAAGATCTTGCTGCAGAGCAAGCGTCTCGGGTCACCAGAATGAGCCATCAGGTTGAGGCGTATGTTGAAACAGCGATCCTGTCGCTGCGCCAACGGATCGTCGGCGTTCCACAGCGCCAACCGTCACCAACCGCAATCGCAACCCGCCCCGCAGAGTTGCCAGCGCGGCAAGTCGCTCGCCAATAA
- a CDS encoding phosphatase PAP2 family protein: MAMLRFYFRHLAIPLPLLFGLFYLFDGRGWDLLCSDLFFDSAQGLWPYKHSWWANELLHDGGRHLIVVIAATDLLLFALSFSHHSHWRQARRVSGYLLLCIALGTGLTAIGKKITHRHCPKHYQRYGGTIPYQPILALNNKRQATTKGGPGRCFPAGHASGAFSLIGLYFIGQRHSRSFAMAGLSFSMILGLLFTFGQLVRGAHFISHSIATLILCWTIAVLFAPLVINPAEHPLPTKH; this comes from the coding sequence CTTTTCGGTCTGTTTTACCTGTTTGATGGACGGGGTTGGGACCTGCTGTGCAGTGATCTCTTCTTTGATAGCGCTCAAGGTCTTTGGCCGTATAAACACAGTTGGTGGGCCAATGAATTACTTCACGACGGTGGCCGTCATCTGATCGTGGTCATTGCCGCAACCGACCTGCTTCTTTTTGCGTTGTCGTTTTCCCACCATTCGCATTGGCGTCAGGCGCGCCGCGTCAGTGGCTACCTGTTGTTGTGTATCGCGCTGGGAACGGGTTTGACCGCTATCGGTAAAAAAATCACCCACCGCCACTGCCCCAAGCACTACCAGCGCTATGGCGGCACAATTCCGTACCAGCCCATTCTGGCACTGAACAACAAACGGCAGGCGACAACCAAAGGCGGTCCCGGACGTTGTTTTCCAGCCGGACACGCCTCCGGCGCTTTTTCCCTCATCGGCCTGTATTTTATCGGCCAGCGCCATTCGCGGTCGTTCGCCATGGCCGGACTGTCCTTCAGCATGATTCTTGGACTTCTGTTCACATTCGGCCAGCTGGTCCGTGGCGCTCATTTTATTTCACACAGCATTGCCACACTGATCCTGTGCTGGACGATTGCCGTTCTGTTCGCCCCGCTGGTGATAAACCCCGCTGAACATCCTCTGCCCACGAAACATTAG